From a single Micromonospora sp. WMMD1102 genomic region:
- a CDS encoding condensation domain-containing protein, with product MSTDLAPAGGQPATPGGQPVVEPSPGAGHPLSVGQEALWFLYQLAPESPAYNITLAVRVRTALDDAALARAVDALVARHPVLGTAFAERDGAPRQYVPAAPPAASPAGAAASRWLEIRDVPGRTDAALLGLARSVGEQPFRLGAGEVFRVVLLRRAAADAALVLVTHHIVSDATSQWLLLRDLLAGYRGIAAGGAPDWAPLTAGYLDHVEAERKLLDSPRRARLERYWRERCTGVSAGVIPLDRPRPERQTFDGATHHLRLPDELAGRVRSAASAAGVTPFAFLLGVFQATLYRYGGQDDFTLGCPVATRYGAGLRDVVGYLVNTVVLRSSFAPGATFAAAVASAHRELLSGLAHVGYPFPLLDRMLGAARGGSRAPLFRIAFTMVAADRLDPPLPLVPEGAVVGPEIEHSGLRLAAFDVPQLEGQFDLNVELRQSEDSLAGAFRYNTDLFDDATIERLTGHYRRLLEAATADPTHRIDRVSLVDSAQLELLLALGTGGVSPGR from the coding sequence ATGAGCACCGACCTCGCGCCCGCCGGGGGGCAGCCGGCCACCCCGGGCGGGCAGCCGGTGGTCGAGCCCTCGCCCGGGGCCGGGCATCCGCTCTCGGTCGGGCAGGAGGCGCTCTGGTTCCTCTACCAGCTCGCGCCGGAGAGCCCGGCGTACAACATCACGCTCGCGGTGCGGGTCCGGACCGCGCTCGACGACGCGGCGCTGGCCCGGGCGGTCGACGCGCTGGTGGCCCGGCACCCGGTGCTCGGCACGGCCTTCGCCGAGCGGGACGGGGCACCCCGGCAGTACGTCCCGGCGGCGCCCCCGGCTGCCTCGCCGGCCGGGGCGGCGGCCTCCCGCTGGCTGGAGATCCGGGACGTGCCGGGCCGCACCGACGCGGCGCTGCTCGGGCTGGCCCGGTCGGTGGGGGAGCAGCCGTTCCGGCTCGGCGCCGGGGAAGTCTTCCGGGTGGTGCTGCTGCGCCGTGCCGCCGCCGACGCCGCCCTGGTGCTGGTCACCCACCACATCGTCAGCGACGCCACCTCGCAGTGGCTGCTGCTGCGCGACCTGCTGGCCGGCTACCGGGGCATCGCGGCCGGCGGTGCCCCGGACTGGGCGCCGCTGACCGCGGGCTACCTCGACCACGTCGAGGCGGAACGGAAGCTGCTCGACTCGCCCCGCCGGGCCCGGCTGGAACGGTACTGGCGGGAGCGCTGCACCGGCGTGTCCGCCGGGGTGATCCCGCTGGACCGGCCCCGGCCGGAGCGGCAGACCTTCGATGGCGCCACCCACCACCTGCGGCTCCCCGACGAGCTGGCCGGCCGGGTCCGGTCGGCGGCCTCGGCGGCCGGGGTGACCCCGTTCGCGTTCCTGCTCGGCGTCTTCCAGGCCACCCTCTACCGGTACGGCGGGCAGGACGACTTCACCCTCGGCTGCCCGGTCGCCACCCGGTACGGCGCGGGCCTGCGCGACGTGGTCGGCTACCTGGTCAACACGGTGGTACTCCGCTCCTCCTTCGCGCCCGGCGCCACCTTCGCCGCCGCGGTCGCCTCGGCGCACCGGGAACTCCTCTCCGGGCTGGCGCACGTCGGCTATCCGTTCCCGCTGCTGGACCGGATGCTCGGCGCGGCCCGGGGCGGCAGCCGGGCGCCGCTGTTCCGGATCGCCTTCACGATGGTGGCGGCGGACCGGCTCGACCCGCCGCTGCCGCTGGTGCCCGAGGGTGCCGTCGTCGGCCCGGAGATCGAACATTCCGGGCTGCGGCTGGCCGCCTTCGACGTGCCGCAGCTGGAGGGGCAGTTCGACCTCAACGTCGAGCTGCGGCAGTCGGAGGATTCACTCGCCGGAGCCTTCCGGTACAACACGGATTTGTTCGATGATGCGACCATAGAGCGGCTTACCGGGCACTACCGCCGGTTGCTGGAGGCGGCCACCGCCGACCCGACGCACCGGATCGACCGGGTTTCCCTCGTCGACAGCGCACAACTGGAGCTGCTGCTCGCCCTGGGTACCGGTGGAGTCTCCCCCGGGCGGTGA
- a CDS encoding FtsX-like permease family protein — MLSIAVQTLRMRWAAFVGTFLALTLGAGMIAAMGLEIAATLDLPDRAPQRFATAPVVVAALDPEWDPARHDPGSRSLIQARGISDALAAEIGALGRTVPVRSFYAQLTGGPDDQVGHGWASAEFAPYALAAGRAPQTDTEVVVPAGGAGPGERVTVLTTGGPREYTVAGVTGPADFESAVFFTDAEAARLAPRVEALVSYGAPEAVRQAVGGDAEVLTGDRRGVLDPSYNADREAIDNTQTLLPITAVVAGFVSIFLVASTFAFAVAQRRREIALLRTVGATPRQVRRMVLAEAFVVGLASAVAGSALGLAAAPPLARWMVELGLAPSWFTVEVSTSPAIWVPLLIAFSTALGVALLGVWAASRRAGDVRPIEALRDAAVDSRTMTPGRWLYGLLALAFGLVTIGWVATVNPGLVMVPTRYIGVLMFPILAFALLAPVVVKPIARLITWPLGRLGGAAGMLVRESALTAVRRTAATAAPVLLTVGLSISLLGAAATIDRAKDSGRRNQVVADFVVTPDGTPGVNEAVTERVRAIPGVDVLAALPTMVYARDDARLADYEALAVDPAALSSTLTLPVDEGNPADLRDDTIVVNDDWGVGVGETVEVFLADGSSVPLRVVAVLNTTSGSNDVAYLSTKYAGTAEYAFTGLARRVYVSVRDGTDPATVRSALAAATSGLGARAVPAEDWLGEESSENSQASSLGMVLVLGIAIVFCFIAIVNTLVMATSDRLRDLAILRLAGATPRQVLRVFAAESLLVAGVGVLLAVGASAVNLAGLRLALGQLVGATPVSVPWGTVAVITLVSAALAVLGAVLPVRLAFRSGAVELAGVRE, encoded by the coding sequence GTGCTGAGCATCGCGGTGCAGACGCTGCGGATGCGCTGGGCCGCCTTCGTCGGCACCTTCCTGGCGTTGACCCTGGGCGCCGGCATGATCGCCGCGATGGGGCTGGAGATCGCCGCCACCCTGGACCTGCCGGACCGGGCGCCGCAACGGTTCGCCACCGCCCCGGTGGTGGTGGCCGCGCTGGATCCCGAGTGGGATCCGGCTCGGCACGACCCGGGCAGCCGCTCCCTGATCCAGGCCCGGGGCATCTCCGACGCGCTCGCCGCCGAGATCGGCGCGCTGGGCCGTACCGTGCCGGTCCGGTCCTTCTACGCCCAACTGACCGGCGGACCCGACGACCAGGTCGGGCACGGCTGGGCCAGTGCCGAGTTCGCGCCGTACGCGCTGGCCGCCGGCCGGGCGCCGCAGACCGACACCGAGGTGGTGGTGCCGGCCGGCGGTGCCGGACCGGGTGAGCGGGTCACCGTCCTCACCACCGGCGGGCCGCGCGAGTACACCGTCGCCGGGGTGACCGGGCCGGCCGACTTCGAGTCGGCGGTCTTCTTCACCGACGCCGAGGCGGCCCGGCTCGCGCCCCGGGTCGAGGCGCTGGTCTCCTACGGCGCCCCGGAAGCGGTGCGGCAGGCCGTCGGCGGGGACGCCGAGGTGCTCACCGGGGACCGGCGCGGGGTGCTGGACCCGAGCTACAACGCCGACCGGGAGGCGATCGACAACACCCAGACGCTGCTGCCGATCACCGCCGTGGTGGCCGGCTTCGTCTCGATCTTCCTGGTCGCCTCGACGTTCGCCTTCGCGGTCGCCCAGCGGCGCCGGGAGATCGCCCTGCTCCGCACGGTCGGCGCCACCCCCCGGCAGGTACGCCGGATGGTGCTGGCCGAGGCGTTCGTGGTCGGGCTCGCCTCGGCGGTCGCCGGCTCCGCCCTCGGGCTGGCCGCCGCGCCGCCGCTGGCCCGCTGGATGGTCGAGCTGGGGCTCGCCCCGTCCTGGTTCACCGTCGAGGTCTCCACCAGCCCGGCGATCTGGGTCCCGCTGCTGATCGCCTTCAGCACCGCGCTCGGCGTGGCGCTGCTCGGGGTCTGGGCGGCGTCCCGCCGGGCCGGCGACGTACGCCCGATCGAGGCGTTGCGGGACGCGGCCGTGGACTCCCGCACCATGACCCCCGGCCGGTGGCTCTACGGGCTGCTGGCGCTCGCCTTCGGACTCGTCACCATCGGCTGGGTGGCGACGGTCAACCCGGGCCTGGTGATGGTGCCGACCCGGTACATCGGGGTGCTGATGTTCCCGATCCTCGCCTTCGCACTGCTCGCCCCGGTGGTGGTCAAGCCGATCGCCCGGCTGATCACCTGGCCGCTGGGCCGGCTCGGCGGGGCCGCCGGGATGCTGGTCCGGGAGAGCGCGCTGACCGCGGTGCGGCGTACCGCGGCCACCGCCGCGCCGGTGCTGCTCACCGTCGGGCTCTCCATCTCGCTGCTCGGCGCGGCCGCCACCATCGACCGGGCCAAGGACAGCGGCCGGCGCAACCAGGTGGTCGCCGACTTCGTGGTCACCCCGGACGGCACCCCCGGAGTCAACGAGGCGGTCACCGAACGGGTCCGGGCCATCCCCGGCGTCGACGTGCTCGCCGCGCTGCCGACGATGGTGTACGCCCGGGACGACGCCCGGCTGGCCGACTACGAGGCGCTGGCCGTCGACCCGGCGGCCCTGTCCAGCACCCTGACCCTGCCGGTCGACGAGGGGAACCCGGCCGACCTGCGCGACGACACCATAGTGGTCAACGACGACTGGGGGGTCGGGGTCGGCGAGACCGTCGAGGTCTTCCTGGCCGACGGCAGCAGCGTCCCGCTGCGGGTGGTGGCGGTGCTGAACACCACCTCGGGCAGCAACGACGTCGCCTACCTGAGCACGAAGTACGCCGGCACCGCCGAGTACGCCTTCACCGGGCTGGCCCGCCGGGTCTACGTCTCGGTGCGCGACGGCACCGACCCGGCGACCGTCCGCTCGGCCCTGGCCGCCGCGACCAGCGGGCTCGGTGCCCGGGCGGTCCCGGCCGAGGACTGGCTCGGCGAGGAGAGCAGCGAGAACAGCCAGGCCAGCTCGCTGGGCATGGTGCTGGTGCTCGGCATCGCGATCGTCTTCTGCTTCATCGCCATCGTCAACACGCTCGTGATGGCGACCTCGGACCGGCTGCGCGACCTGGCGATCCTCCGGCTGGCCGGGGCCACCCCGCGCCAGGTGCTCCGGGTCTTCGCCGCCGAGTCGCTGCTGGTCGCCGGGGTCGGGGTGCTGCTCGCGGTCGGGGCCTCGGCGGTGAACCTGGCCGGGCTGCGGCTCGCCCTGGGGCAGCTGGTCGGGGCCACCCCGGTCAGCGTGCCGTGGGGCACCGTCGCGGTGATCACGCTGGTCAGCGCCGCCCTGGCGGTACTCGGTGCGGTGCTGCCGGTCCGGCTCGCCTTCCGGTCCGGCGCGGTCGAGCTGGCCGGCGTACGCGAATAG
- a CDS encoding acyl-CoA dehydrogenase, which translates to MSVDTATPPGSTPAGAADPDLETYLGDPHDPANPVGYPAVLAADERGELLAEGERALDGYGLNAEFVPRALGGRFDRADRLARVLRAVFRRDTTLGVGYGVTTFIAATPVWTDGTPAQRRWLADLLLRHGKASAGYNELAHGTDFGRTELRARPAGDRFLVTGRREMVGNLSRADAVTLFARTDDRPGSRSHSHLLLDMAALPAGHRRQLHRYRTAGVRGILLGGLEFTDCPVPVDALVGEAGGAMETVLRAFQVTRSVLPGMAVGIVDTQLRTVLRFALDRRLYGLPVAELPHARATLVGAFLDLLVGDCLSTVAARALHVLPEQTSVYSAAVKYLVPKLFQEAAHSLSVVLGARSYLRDGRYAIFQKTLRDLLAATLTHASAAVCQATIIPQLPRLARQGWRSGPSAPPALFRLDDPLPPLDFAALGLSAKGMDSLAGSLRDHLDEPGGDPAVDRLGRLFAAELDRLGGLCADLPPADRTVIAGRRSFELTDRYATVLAAAACLGVWRHGPADPFLRDPRWLLAALSRLAGRLGIDPGTAPDGLADHIYAELLERHQDNRGFDLVNRRLAG; encoded by the coding sequence ATGAGCGTCGACACCGCTACCCCGCCCGGCAGCACGCCGGCCGGCGCGGCAGATCCCGACCTGGAGACGTACCTCGGGGATCCGCACGATCCGGCGAACCCGGTCGGCTATCCGGCGGTGCTCGCCGCCGACGAGCGCGGCGAACTGCTCGCCGAGGGCGAGCGGGCCCTCGACGGGTACGGCCTGAACGCCGAGTTCGTGCCCCGGGCCCTCGGCGGCCGGTTCGACCGGGCCGACCGGCTGGCCCGGGTGCTGCGGGCGGTGTTCCGCCGGGACACCACCCTCGGGGTCGGCTACGGGGTCACCACCTTCATCGCCGCCACACCGGTCTGGACCGACGGCACCCCCGCACAGCGCCGCTGGCTGGCCGACCTGCTGCTGCGGCACGGCAAGGCGTCGGCCGGCTACAACGAACTGGCGCACGGCACCGACTTCGGCCGCACCGAGCTGCGGGCCCGGCCCGCCGGGGACCGGTTCCTGGTCACCGGCCGCCGGGAGATGGTCGGCAACCTGTCCCGGGCGGACGCGGTGACCCTGTTCGCCCGCACCGACGACCGGCCGGGCAGCCGCAGCCACTCGCACCTGCTGCTGGACATGGCGGCGCTGCCGGCCGGACACCGCCGCCAGCTGCACCGCTACCGGACCGCCGGTGTCCGCGGCATCCTGCTCGGCGGGCTGGAGTTCACCGACTGCCCGGTACCGGTCGACGCGCTGGTCGGCGAGGCCGGCGGTGCGATGGAGACGGTGCTGCGGGCCTTCCAGGTGACCCGGAGCGTGCTACCCGGGATGGCCGTCGGGATCGTCGACACCCAACTGCGTACCGTGCTGCGCTTCGCCCTCGACCGCCGGCTGTACGGGCTGCCGGTCGCCGAACTGCCGCACGCCCGGGCCACCCTGGTCGGCGCCTTCCTGGACCTGCTGGTCGGCGACTGCCTGTCCACGGTGGCCGCCCGTGCCCTGCACGTGCTGCCGGAGCAGACGAGTGTGTACAGCGCCGCCGTGAAGTACCTGGTGCCGAAGCTGTTCCAGGAGGCGGCCCACTCGCTCTCGGTGGTGCTCGGCGCCCGGTCGTACCTGCGGGACGGCCGGTACGCGATCTTCCAGAAGACCCTGCGGGACCTGCTCGCCGCGACGCTCACGCACGCCAGTGCGGCGGTCTGCCAGGCGACGATCATCCCGCAACTGCCCCGGCTGGCCCGGCAGGGCTGGCGGTCCGGCCCGAGCGCGCCGCCGGCCCTGTTCCGGCTCGACGACCCGTTGCCGCCGCTGGACTTCGCCGCTCTCGGGCTCTCCGCCAAGGGGATGGACAGCCTGGCCGGCAGCCTGCGGGACCACCTGGACGAGCCGGGCGGGGATCCGGCGGTCGACCGGCTCGGCCGGCTCTTCGCCGCCGAACTCGACCGGCTCGGCGGGCTCTGCGCCGACCTGCCCCCCGCCGACCGCACCGTGATCGCCGGCCGGCGCAGCTTCGAGCTGACCGACCGGTACGCGACCGTACTGGCCGCCGCCGCCTGCCTCGGGGTGTGGCGGCACGGTCCGGCGGACCCGTTCCTCCGGGACCCCCGCTGGCTGCTCGCCGCGCTGTCCCGGCTGGCCGGCCGGCTCGGCATCGACCCGGGTACGGCGCCGGACGGGCTGGCCGACCACATCTACGCCGAGCTGCTGGAACGTCATCAGGACAACCGCGGCTTCGATCTCGTCAACCGGCGCCTGGCCGGCTGA
- a CDS encoding ABC transporter ATP-binding protein, translating to MLAMEHAVRLESLSKTYGSGQNAVTALRDVSLNLRAGSFTAIMGPSGSGKSTLLQCAAGLDRPTGGRVVIGGTDLTGLSETALTLLRRDKIGFVFQAFNLLPSLTAEQNVALPLRLAGRRPSRSEVAEVLGEVGLGNRGGHRPAQLSGGQQQRVAIARALVTKPAVLFADEPTGALDTSTSREVLALLRGLVDQHQQTIVMVTHDPVTAANADRVVFLADGVLAGELVNPTAEAIAARMTRMEVGAC from the coding sequence ATGCTCGCTATGGAGCACGCTGTGCGGCTGGAGTCGCTGAGCAAGACGTACGGTTCGGGACAGAACGCGGTGACCGCGCTGCGGGACGTGTCGCTGAACCTGCGGGCCGGCAGTTTCACCGCGATCATGGGGCCGTCCGGCTCGGGCAAGTCGACGCTGTTGCAGTGCGCGGCGGGGCTGGACCGGCCGACCGGCGGTCGGGTGGTGATCGGCGGCACCGATTTGACCGGGCTGAGCGAGACCGCGCTGACCCTGCTCCGGCGAGACAAGATCGGCTTCGTCTTCCAGGCGTTCAACCTGCTGCCGTCGCTGACCGCCGAGCAGAACGTGGCGCTGCCGCTGCGGCTCGCCGGTCGCCGGCCGAGCCGCTCCGAGGTGGCGGAGGTGCTCGGCGAGGTCGGGCTCGGCAACCGGGGCGGGCACCGGCCGGCGCAGCTCTCCGGCGGCCAGCAGCAGCGGGTGGCGATCGCCCGTGCCCTGGTCACCAAGCCGGCGGTGCTCTTCGCCGACGAGCCGACCGGCGCGCTGGACACCAGCACCAGCCGGGAGGTGCTGGCCCTGCTGCGCGGCCTGGTCGACCAGCACCAGCAGACAATCGTGATGGTGACGCACGACCCGGTCACCGCCGCCAACGCCGACCGGGTGGTCTTCCTCGCCGACGGGGTGCTCGCCGGCGAGCTGGTCAACCCGACGGCGGAGGCCATCGCCGCCCGGATGACCCGGATGGAGGTCGGCGCGTGCTGA
- the sbnA gene encoding 2,3-diaminopropionate biosynthesis protein SbnA, whose protein sequence is MLAAVGNTPLVELERLVPDSRIRVFAKLERFNPGGSVKDRTALSMLLDKIRSGELQPGRSVVVESSSGNLAVGLAQICRYFGLRFVCVVDAKTTEQNIAILRAYQASVEVVNRPDPDSGEYLPVRVRRVRELVSNTPHAFWPNQYANPLNPIAHRQTMGEIVAALDGSVDYLFCAVSSCGTLRGCADYIRQHGLKTKIVAVDAVGSMIFDGQQPIERLLPGHGASLRPGLFDPDAADEVMHVTDLECVAACRRLTAREAILAGGSSGATVAALERRSQTIPEDATCVLIFPDGGDRYLDTIYSDDWVRSRFGEVSHLWKEAAGGDQA, encoded by the coding sequence ATCCTCGCGGCCGTCGGGAACACGCCGCTGGTGGAACTCGAACGCCTGGTGCCCGATTCCCGAATTCGGGTCTTCGCCAAGCTGGAGCGGTTCAATCCCGGTGGCAGCGTCAAGGACCGGACCGCGCTGAGCATGCTGCTGGACAAAATTCGCAGCGGTGAGCTCCAGCCGGGCCGGTCGGTGGTGGTCGAGTCCAGCTCGGGAAATCTCGCGGTCGGGCTCGCCCAGATCTGCCGGTATTTCGGACTCCGGTTCGTCTGCGTCGTCGACGCCAAGACGACCGAGCAGAACATCGCGATACTGCGGGCGTACCAGGCGTCGGTCGAGGTGGTGAACCGGCCCGACCCGGACAGCGGCGAATACCTGCCGGTGCGGGTACGCCGGGTCCGCGAACTGGTCTCCAACACCCCGCACGCGTTCTGGCCCAACCAGTACGCCAACCCGCTCAACCCGATCGCACACCGGCAGACCATGGGCGAGATCGTCGCGGCGCTGGACGGCTCCGTCGACTACCTGTTCTGCGCGGTCAGTTCCTGCGGGACCCTGCGCGGCTGCGCGGACTACATCCGGCAGCACGGGCTCAAGACGAAGATCGTCGCGGTCGACGCGGTCGGCAGCATGATCTTCGACGGGCAGCAGCCGATCGAGCGGCTGCTCCCCGGACACGGCGCGTCGCTGCGGCCGGGACTCTTCGACCCGGACGCCGCCGACGAGGTCATGCACGTGACCGACCTGGAGTGCGTCGCCGCCTGCCGCCGGCTCACCGCCCGGGAGGCGATCCTGGCCGGCGGCTCCTCCGGGGCCACGGTCGCGGCCCTGGAACGGCGCAGCCAGACCATCCCCGAGGACGCGACATGCGTGCTCATCTTCCCCGACGGTGGCGACCGCTACCTCGACACGATCTATTCCGACGACTGGGTGCGAAGCCGCTTCGGTGAGGTTTCGCACCTCTGGAAGGAAGCCGCCGGTGGTGATCAGGCCTGA
- a CDS encoding MbtH family NRPS accessory protein has protein sequence MADEQNDDRVYRVVRNDEEQYSIWPADRDLPAGWHAEGTQGPRADCLARIGEVWTDMRPLSLRQRMAAAQG, from the coding sequence ATGGCTGACGAGCAGAACGACGACCGGGTGTACCGGGTCGTCCGCAACGACGAGGAGCAGTACTCCATCTGGCCCGCCGACCGCGATCTGCCGGCGGGCTGGCACGCCGAGGGCACCCAGGGCCCGCGTGCCGACTGCCTCGCCCGGATCGGCGAGGTCTGGACCGACATGCGCCCGCTGAGCCTGCGCCAGCGGATGGCGGCGGCGCAGGGCTGA
- a CDS encoding acyl carrier protein — protein MSGTIQDTSVDAIRSWLVGRIAFYLQRPAEQIDADTPLVEIGLDSVYAMTLSGDVEERFDIEVEPTMAWDHPTVNALAGHLHGVLGDRG, from the coding sequence ATGTCCGGAACCATCCAAGACACGTCCGTCGACGCCATCCGCAGCTGGCTGGTCGGCCGGATCGCGTTCTACCTGCAACGGCCGGCCGAGCAGATCGACGCCGACACGCCCCTGGTCGAGATCGGCCTCGACTCGGTGTACGCGATGACCCTGAGCGGGGACGTCGAGGAGCGCTTCGACATCGAGGTGGAGCCGACGATGGCCTGGGACCACCCGACCGTCAACGCCCTCGCCGGTCACCTGCACGGCGTACTGGGCGACCGGGGATGA
- the sbnB gene encoding 2,3-diaminopropionate biosynthesis protein SbnB: MLILRHDDVRQILAERELALIELVGEAYRLHDEGATSVPHSTFLRFPDQPRNRIIGLPAYVGGKSPAAGMKWIASWPGNIDSGLARASASIVINDLDTGQPTALLEGSVISAKRTAASAALAARLLVREPGPSGVTLIGCGVINLEVLRFLLAALPTLSEVTLFDSDCTRAAAFARQCADLSPTLHVTLAADAGRAVAAHDLVSIATTAAEPHLDLGPARPGTLVLHVSLRDLTPATILASQNVVDDADHVCRERTSLHLTEQQVGHRDFIDAPIGQILRGTGGFRRDPDRTVVYSPFGLGALDIALAEFVRAAAVERGLGTRVDDFLPATGGTANPR, from the coding sequence ATGCTGATCCTTCGACATGACGACGTGCGACAGATCCTGGCCGAACGCGAACTCGCACTGATCGAGCTGGTCGGCGAGGCGTACAGGTTGCACGACGAGGGTGCCACCTCGGTGCCGCACTCGACGTTCCTCCGCTTCCCCGACCAGCCCCGCAACCGGATCATCGGGCTGCCCGCGTACGTCGGCGGGAAGTCCCCGGCGGCCGGGATGAAGTGGATCGCCTCCTGGCCTGGGAACATCGACAGCGGGCTGGCCCGGGCCAGCGCCTCGATCGTGATCAACGACCTCGACACCGGGCAGCCGACGGCGCTGCTCGAAGGGTCGGTGATCTCGGCCAAGCGGACCGCGGCCAGTGCGGCGCTCGCCGCCCGGCTGCTGGTCCGCGAGCCGGGCCCGAGCGGGGTCACGCTGATCGGCTGCGGCGTGATCAACCTGGAGGTGCTGCGCTTCCTGCTCGCCGCACTGCCGACGCTGTCCGAGGTGACCCTCTTCGACAGCGACTGCACCCGGGCCGCCGCGTTCGCCCGGCAGTGCGCCGACCTCTCGCCGACCCTGCACGTCACGCTGGCCGCCGACGCCGGCCGGGCGGTCGCCGCGCACGACCTGGTCTCGATCGCCACCACGGCGGCCGAACCACACCTCGACCTCGGCCCGGCCCGCCCCGGCACCCTGGTGCTGCACGTATCGCTGCGCGACCTGACCCCGGCGACGATCCTGGCCAGCCAGAACGTGGTCGACGACGCCGACCACGTCTGCCGGGAGCGGACCTCGCTGCACCTTACCGAGCAGCAGGTCGGACACCGGGACTTCATCGACGCGCCGATCGGCCAGATCCTGCGCGGCACCGGCGGCTTCCGCCGCGACCCGGACCGGACGGTGGTCTACTCGCCGTTCGGCCTCGGCGCCCTGGACATCGCCCTCGCGGAGTTCGTCCGGGCCGCCGCCGTCGAACGGGGCCTCGGCACCCGCGTCGACGACTTCCTGCCCGCCACCGGCGGCACCGCGAATCCCCGCTGA